A stretch of the Schistocerca serialis cubense isolate TAMUIC-IGC-003099 chromosome 2, iqSchSeri2.2, whole genome shotgun sequence genome encodes the following:
- the LOC126455979 gene encoding gustatory receptor 68a-like has translation MWARFSRLNDALQDALSLHCTELFVGASPSYRFSLLQLQKTYVALGRAADHLMSHFGLPVAFDIAFCICGATCSSYEVLVKLLSDSNVSGLSIEVPVSISEVWLALHWMRILLFSLSCAAAEDSAAATGVILVRASVVPQWRTAEFDEFLRFTLQGPRTSFSAAGFVKIDRRLIVSAFTAVVTYLIILGQLTYN, from the coding sequence ATGTGGGCGAGGTTCTCCAGACTGAACGATGCCCTCCAGGACGCCCTGTCCCTCCATTGTACAGAACTGTTTGTAGGAGCGTCACCATCGTACAGGTTCTCACTGCTGCAGCTGCAGAAGACGTACGTGGCCTTGGGACGAGCCGCCGACCACCTGATGAGTCACTTTGGCCTGCCTGTGGCCTTCGACATCGCGTTCTGCATCTGTGGCGCCACTTGCAGTTCCTATGAGGTTCTCGTCAAGCTGCTGTCCGACAGCAATGTGTCGGGACTCTCAATCGAGGTACCCGTAAGCATATCGGAGGTGTGGCTTGCCTTGCACTGGATGAGGATCCTACTGTTCTCGCTGTCGTGCGCGGCTGCGGAAGACTCTGCGGCAGCCACAGGTGTGATCCTCGTCAGGGCATCGGTGGTACCTCAATGGCGCACTGCTGAGTTTGATGAATTCCTAAGGTTCACGCTTCAAGGACCTCGAACGTCCTTCAGCGCCGCCGGATTTGTCAAGATCGACCGCCGTCTGATAGTTTCTGCTTTCACTGCTGTTGTCACGTACCTTATAATCCTAGGACAACTCACCTACAACTAG